The Pongo abelii isolate AG06213 chromosome 20, NHGRI_mPonAbe1-v2.0_pri, whole genome shotgun sequence genome window below encodes:
- the LOC112130164 gene encoding uncharacterized protein LOC112130164 — protein MDIFFTFSAVVGVWQEFEGAEKGIGNVKREDSTCAKHIPRIGPPLGDAEWALPRALQPWEWTPAQAEGQGLAGWGLCACAELKGSVLQISMRAQLSGRGRGEQLRTIVFLTQTPCQVEARMERMPLIRRIESEG, from the exons ATggacatttttttcacattttctgctGTTGTGGGAGTATGGCAAGAGTTTGAGGGGGCGGAGAAAGGGATTGGGAATGTGAAAAGGGAAGATAGCACCTGCGCTAAGCACATTCCTAGGATTGGGCCGCCTCTCGGGGATGCAGAGTGGGCTCTTCCGCGCGCCCTGCAGCCATGGGAGTGGACGCCTGCCCAGGCCGAGGGGCAAGGACTTGCGGGGTGGGGTCTCTGTGCATGCGCGGAGCTGAAAGGGAGCGTTTTGCAGATCTCCATGCGTGCGCAACTCTCGGGACGTGGACGCGGTGAACAGTTACGCACAATCGTCTTTCTGACACAAACACCTTGCCAGGTGGAAGCCAGGATGGAGCGCAT GCCCTTGATAAGGAGGATTGAGAGTGAAGGGTGA